The window TGTATTTAAacatcaaaatttctatttaaccCTGGTCTTTCcaccagaaataaaataaattcacctgtttcactgattgcccatcttttcccctgaaacaGAATGCTTAATTTTGTGGATAGTTGATTGTAGCTACATTGcaagttcctttacctttcagaatattagattcctTTAAACCTCATTTAAAGTTGAAGCTGCTAAGTCATGTGTAATTGTGATTACCCTttatatttgaactgtttctttctgactccttgcaatatttttccttgatctgttaattctgaaatttaattatgatattccttgaagttttcattttgggttctctttcaggagatagtgaattctttcaatggctattttaccctttgtttctaGGAGagtagggcagttttccttgatgatttcctcaAGGATGATGTCTaacctagatctattttccagatctttttttttccaatgaggtattttatattttcttatatgtttttcatttttttttttttggttttgtctgaCTGactcttgaagtcttattgagtcattcatttccatttgttctgttCAAACTATTgctgaattattttcctcaataagattttttatctctttttgcatttggacagctgaacttttaaatgaattcttttgttcattgaatttttttcctatttcgcAGATattgtttttcaatgagttgatttctttttcaattctatttttaaggagacatatgattttcccatttcctcaaatctattttgtaaggagttacatggtttgtttttcattttactaaatctattttctaagtgGTTTTCTTCAGATGGTTgctgtatttccttttcccctttttacttcctgcaaagttttgattttttctgcatttttcttctaactctcttttaagattcttttttaattcttccaagagagtttTGAGAGATGAGGACTCAaaaccctttggggcttcattggGAGAAAAGTTGCCTTTAGTGTTCTCAGACTTTGAgatctcttctctgtctccatcaaaGCTATTTATGGTCAGAGTCTCAATAAAGAGAGTAGGAGCATGGAGTCAAAAGAACTTTTATTCTTATCTGGACTCAGGCAATCTCTAATTCTGTGacccttggaaagtcacttacctctgtttctcagtttcctcatccataaaaatgtctggagaagaaaatggcaaaacaccccattatcttccaagaaaaccccaaatgtgtcatgaagagttggtcaTGACTtaaaatactaaagaatgattgtttAATCTAGAAGAACAGACTACAGACAGCACCAAGTTCACTTTTAGATACAGACTATGTGTCTTCTTATTCAGGAATTGAAACACTCTGAAACATGAAGATAAtacttatgatttaaaaaaaaaatgatggcatATAGGCATTCTCCCACCTCCTTTTCCATTGAATCAACAAACTTGAAAGTAAGGCAATATTCTTAGAGTCTGAAATGTTTAATCTGTGAaagtatttttgttcttttcatcattGTTGTTGTGCTTGTGTTATTTTAGGCACATGGTAATTTGAATTCACACTAGATATTatggtgttattttctttagctccaaaaaaagatcaaatgttTCACACCCTAACAATAAAGGAGAGATAGAATACATGGTAGAATAAGTATTATTTAATACATatgcattatttttaaatgatataaatatttattataaatgaattattaaataagtataaatttattattaaataaatataatttttgtaattaaattgttataaaataaatacaaatatttattttaacagaatataaatcaatttaaaagcagaattaaattcaAAGTAGCATTttgtaattctaatttttaatcatgCATTTGACAATGCTCTGGAAATCTTCctttcatgaagaaaataatcacaTTGTTGAtaatttggctttaaaaaaaatactttgaagtcATCATTTGAaatttcaataattcttagacaATATCAAAAGCTATCAtagctataatatttctgaaCATATTTGTAGATGAATGTATATAGATGATATGGatacaagttatatgtatatacatatatctaggCATCTACATACCCACATAGTATCCATTTATGCAATGAATAtacataatggaaagaaaagggattaGAAAATGTTCTTTATTTAGAAGATGGTGCTTGTATTGATTTTAAATATTGAATGATTTATTGATTAAAGCTAGAAGTACCAAAAGGTTGAAGTGACAAAATatacttttcagaaaaaaaaagatatacaataagtattttCAGAGATTAATTAATTTCCATTAGATTGTTTACCATTGCATTGGAatatatcaatatcaaaaatcatcaaaaattactactattgtttttccaagttatttaaagatgaaaagtaTAATGGTGATGGAATGGAGGCCAACCCATAACACAATActaaagattaaaggaatttggatagatactttttaaaaaatgttttgtccaTTTAGGCATGGATTCAGAAAATATGACACATACAAAATAGCTAAGTCTAAATAACAGATGGATATATGTATTAGATTTATTCAATGTATTAGTTGTTCTTTTAAGAGAATGAGATCCATCATTtcaaatagaatattttgttgatattgttgtttagttgttggTGTTCCTGTTTTTGAAGCTGCtatttttgtttacattgttGTCGGTGATGGtgaatataatgatgatgatgctaGTAATTTAAAGagacatcatttttttttgtttgtttattaactTCCTGAGTGTATTCTTCACTTCATTGTTCCTCAGAGTATATATCAAAGGGTTCAGCATAGGGATGACCACTGCATAGAAAACAGAACCTACATTTTTGGTGAACCAGGAGCTTTTGGTATTGGGAATACAATAGAGAAAAAGGACTGTTCCGTAGAAGACTCCAACAGCTGTAAGGTGAGAGCCACAAGTGGAGAAGGCCTTATGCCTTGCCCTAACTGAATGCATCTTCATCacagttacaaaaataaaaatataagaagagaTTATGACTATAAGTGTgctaaacatattaaaatttgcaaatataAAAAGTATCAGCTCACTAAAATGTTTATCAGAACAGGCATTATAGAGTATGCCAGAATAATCACAGACAAAATTATTAATGATGTTGGTCCCACAAAAAGATAatgtaagaagagaaaaagtaaagagcAAAGAGAAGAGTACTCCCCAAGAATATGCTGCAGCCATCAATAAGGAACAACATTTCTGGG of the Sarcophilus harrisii chromosome 6, mSarHar1.11, whole genome shotgun sequence genome contains:
- the LOC100929266 gene encoding olfactory receptor 5D13-like, whose product is MMISDKNQSSTAIFILLGFSEYPEFQTLLFLLFLVIYVVSVMGNLGMIAIIAVNPKLHTPMYFFLKHLSIVDFCYSTVVTPKLLENIVAEDRTMSISTCLTQFFFFATCAFTDTFMLAVMAYDRFVAICNPLLYMVIMSQKCCSLLMAAAYSWGVLFSLLFTFSLLTLSFCGTNIINNFVCDYSGILYNACSDKHFSELILFIFANFNMFSTLIVIISSYIFIFVTVMKMHSVRARHKAFSTCGSHLTAVGVFYGTVLFLYCIPNTKSSWFTKNVGSVFYAVVIPMLNPLIYTLRNNEVKNTLRKLIHLQICSEIL